In Rhodothermus bifroesti, a single genomic region encodes these proteins:
- the rnr gene encoding ribonuclease R, which yields MARKRSAVSSSEAHPQSLTRQQLRQAILSLLRNNAHKTYHPKELARRLNLKDYEAYQRFWEVLAELEHQHLIARVKGGRYTYERRPYRLEGILRVHPQGYGFVEVEGREEADIYIPEAHMGTALDGDRVLVGLAAPARGNRRREGEVLQVLERRRTQTVGTFQPHGSFAVVVPDDPRLTRDIYVPPNAFGGAQAGDKVVVSIDQFTDPKGLPEGRVLAVLGPSSDPAVQVLALALSKDVRSSFPEIVLREAERIPDAIPEAEYQRRLDLRDREVFTIDPSDAKDFDDALHLRPLPNGHIEIGVHIADVSFYVHPGTTLDEEAYARGTSVYLVDRVIPMLPEKLSNQVCSLRPGEDKLTFSVLIELTPEAELVRYRISETITHSRHRFTYEEAQAIIEGAEHPLADPIRLAHALAQKLRQARLEAGAIDFDLPEVKVELDALGYPVKVYRKARLAAHQLIEEFMLLANRLVAETIGKRRQALPFVYRIHDRPDAQKIYQLAQYVRAFGYRLELEDGSVSSKALNALLHHVKGTPEEPVIEEAALRAMAKARYSTQNIGHYGLAFAYYTHFTSPIRRYPDLMVHRLLKHYLQPQAAPTLIDIEALEARCEHCSERERAAEEAERDSVRLKQVQYMQQHVGETFWGVVSSVTPFGAFVELDDVLVDGLVHVRDMGDDYYEYDERRYTLRGLYTGKRYRPGDRVRVMVIRADPATRQIDLRFVAEDDTSPAPLTRRRKKRASTRGAGR from the coding sequence TTGGCGCGTAAACGTTCTGCAGTCTCGTCTTCTGAAGCGCACCCGCAATCTCTAACACGGCAGCAGCTTCGACAGGCGATTCTTTCCTTGCTACGCAACAATGCCCACAAAACCTATCATCCTAAAGAGCTGGCTCGCCGTCTCAATCTAAAAGACTACGAAGCTTACCAGCGCTTTTGGGAGGTACTTGCCGAGCTCGAGCATCAGCATCTAATTGCTCGGGTTAAAGGTGGCCGGTATACCTACGAGCGCCGTCCTTATCGCCTAGAAGGCATTCTGCGTGTTCATCCTCAGGGGTATGGCTTTGTGGAAGTAGAAGGACGCGAAGAAGCGGATATCTACATTCCTGAGGCCCATATGGGTACAGCCCTCGATGGCGATCGGGTACTGGTGGGCTTGGCTGCACCGGCCCGCGGTAACCGGCGTCGCGAAGGCGAGGTGCTTCAAGTCTTAGAACGCCGTCGCACGCAAACCGTGGGCACCTTTCAGCCGCACGGCAGCTTTGCCGTAGTCGTGCCTGACGATCCCCGGCTAACGCGCGACATCTATGTGCCGCCGAATGCTTTTGGGGGAGCCCAGGCGGGAGACAAGGTCGTGGTCTCGATCGACCAGTTCACAGACCCCAAAGGGCTCCCCGAGGGCCGCGTGCTTGCTGTACTAGGACCCAGCAGCGATCCTGCTGTTCAAGTCTTGGCGTTAGCACTGAGTAAAGACGTACGCTCAAGCTTTCCGGAAATTGTCTTACGCGAGGCCGAACGCATCCCCGATGCGATACCCGAAGCAGAATACCAGCGTCGACTGGACCTGCGCGACCGTGAAGTCTTCACGATCGATCCCTCTGATGCCAAGGACTTCGACGATGCGCTCCATCTGCGCCCGCTGCCTAACGGCCACATTGAAATTGGTGTGCACATTGCCGACGTGAGCTTTTATGTCCACCCCGGCACTACACTCGACGAAGAAGCCTATGCACGCGGCACCAGTGTCTACCTGGTAGATCGGGTTATCCCCATGTTACCTGAAAAGCTTTCAAACCAGGTTTGCTCACTTCGGCCTGGCGAAGACAAACTGACCTTTTCGGTTCTCATCGAACTAACACCGGAAGCTGAGCTTGTCCGCTACCGCATTTCCGAAACGATCACCCACTCTCGCCACCGGTTTACCTACGAAGAAGCCCAAGCAATCATCGAGGGTGCCGAGCATCCGCTGGCCGATCCGATTCGGCTGGCACATGCCCTAGCCCAAAAGCTACGCCAAGCTCGCCTAGAAGCTGGCGCCATCGACTTTGACCTACCAGAAGTTAAGGTCGAACTGGACGCCTTGGGCTATCCGGTCAAGGTATATCGCAAAGCTCGCCTGGCTGCTCACCAACTGATCGAAGAGTTCATGCTACTGGCCAATCGGCTGGTGGCCGAAACTATCGGTAAGCGTCGCCAAGCCCTCCCGTTTGTGTACCGCATTCACGACCGGCCTGATGCGCAAAAGATCTATCAGCTTGCCCAGTACGTACGCGCCTTTGGCTATCGGCTAGAATTAGAAGACGGCAGCGTATCTTCGAAGGCCTTAAACGCACTTCTGCACCACGTTAAAGGAACTCCCGAGGAACCTGTTATCGAAGAGGCCGCCTTGCGCGCCATGGCCAAAGCGCGCTATTCCACGCAAAACATTGGGCATTACGGTTTGGCCTTCGCCTACTACACGCATTTTACCAGTCCAATCCGGCGCTATCCAGATCTCATGGTGCATCGCCTGCTTAAGCACTATTTGCAGCCTCAAGCTGCCCCCACTTTGATCGACATAGAGGCCTTGGAAGCACGCTGTGAACACTGCTCTGAACGGGAGCGGGCTGCTGAAGAAGCGGAACGGGATTCGGTACGCCTGAAGCAAGTGCAGTATATGCAACAACACGTGGGCGAAACTTTCTGGGGCGTAGTTAGCAGCGTAACGCCCTTTGGCGCATTTGTTGAGCTTGACGACGTGCTGGTCGATGGGCTGGTGCATGTGCGTGATATGGGCGACGATTACTACGAGTACGACGAGCGACGCTACACGTTACGGGGATTGTACACGGGCAAACGGTATCGCCCAGGCGACCGCGTACGCGTTATGGTTATCCGTGCCGATCCGGCAACCCGTCAGATCGACCTGCGCTTTGTTGCTGAAGACGACACGTCGCCAGCACCGCTTACGCGCCGTCGGAAAAAGCGCGCATCAACGCGCGGCGCTGGGCGCTAA